The proteins below are encoded in one region of Juglans microcarpa x Juglans regia isolate MS1-56 chromosome 4D, Jm3101_v1.0, whole genome shotgun sequence:
- the LOC121259031 gene encoding putative glycine-rich cell wall structural protein 1 gives MQPNSLLFTLFLLFLIIGTSIAHAKPGNGGGGKMSSGSSETPSGTPSTGDSGSGHGPNWDYSWGWGSSPGSGWGYGSGSGRSPNGFGRGFGFGSGSGSGSGSGSGSGSGFGYGSGGGGSSAGAGAGGGSGGSGGKKKHG, from the coding sequence ATGCAGCCAAATTCTTTGCTATtcactctctttcttctcttcttgaTCATTGGAACTTCCATAGCACATGCCAAGCCTGGTAATGGTGGCGGTGGGAAAATGAGTAGTGGATCCTCGGAAACGCCTTCCGGGACCCCAAGTACGGGTGATAGTGGCTCGGGCCATGGCCCCAACTGGGACTACAGTTGGGGATGGGGCTCGAGCCCCGGAAGCGGATGGGGTTATGGTTCGGGGTCTGGCCGATCTCCCAACGGCTTTGGAAGAGGCTTTGGCTTTGGTTCTGGTTCTGGTTCAGGCTCAGGCTCAGGCTCAGGCTCAGGTTCAGGGTTTGGCTACGGGTCAGGAGGTGGTGGCAGCAGTGCTGGTGCAGGTGCTGGTGGAGGAAGTGGCGGCTCGGGTGGGAAAAAGAAGCATGGCTGA